One Campylobacter pinnipediorum subsp. caledonicus genomic window carries:
- the rpsK gene encoding 30S ribosomal protein S11, with product MAKRKIVKKKVVKKNIAKGIVYISATFNNTMVTVTDEMGNAIAWSSAGGLGFKGSKKSTPYAAQQAVEDALSKAKEHGIKEVGIKVQGPGSGRETAVKSVGAVEGIKVTFLKDITPLAHNGCRPPKRRRV from the coding sequence ATGGCAAAAAGAAAAATTGTAAAGAAAAAAGTAGTTAAGAAAAATATAGCCAAAGGTATCGTTTACATCAGTGCTACATTTAATAATACAATGGTTACAGTTACTGATGAGATGGGAAACGCTATAGCTTGGAGTAGCGCAGGTGGGCTTGGTTTTAAAGGTAGTAAAAAATCAACTCCTTATGCTGCACAACAAGCAGTAGAGGATGCTTTGAGCAAAGCTAAAGAGCATGGTATAAAAGAAGTTGGTATAAAAGTTCAAGGTCCAGGAAGTGGACGCGAAACAGCTGTTAAAAGCGTTGGTGCAGTAGAGGGTATAAAAGTTACTTTCTTAAAGGATATTACACCGCTTGCACATAATGGTTGCAGACCACCAAAACGCCGTCGCGTCTAA
- a CDS encoding DNA-directed RNA polymerase subunit alpha: MRKITTSAYMPTEIKVESISENMAKIIAYPFEAGYAVTLAHPLRRLLYTSTVGFAPTGIKIKGVTHEFDSMRGMLEDVALFIINLKNLRFKLKNDSQREVIEYNFKGHKEIIGADLNNDLVEIVNPSEYLATLNEDAELSFQLIVQKGIGYVSSEDLRSSVDEDYIALDAFFTPVKKAIYDIENVLVEDTPDFEKIIFTITTDGQVKPIEAFKNSLEAMYQQMSVFKGILNIDLDTPVVSSNANSEYSKLLSSVEELNLSARSFNCIDKADIKYIGELALMDETELKDLKNLGKKSLDEIKAIMEEIGYPVGATLPRDAKEYLKKKIAELKTQTNAKE, from the coding sequence ATGAGAAAAATTACTACGTCAGCTTACATGCCAACTGAAATAAAAGTTGAAAGTATTAGCGAAAATATGGCAAAAATAATCGCTTATCCTTTTGAGGCAGGTTATGCGGTGACATTGGCACATCCTCTTCGTCGTCTTCTTTATACAAGCACAGTTGGTTTTGCGCCAACTGGAATTAAAATAAAAGGCGTAACTCATGAATTTGATAGCATGAGAGGTATGCTTGAAGATGTTGCTTTGTTTATTATTAATTTGAAGAACTTACGTTTCAAGCTAAAAAACGATAGCCAACGTGAAGTTATTGAATATAATTTTAAGGGACACAAAGAGATTATAGGCGCTGATTTAAATAATGATTTAGTTGAAATTGTAAATCCAAGTGAATACCTTGCTACATTAAATGAAGATGCTGAATTAAGCTTTCAGTTGATTGTTCAAAAAGGTATAGGTTATGTTTCAAGTGAAGATTTAAGAAGCAGTGTTGATGAGGATTATATAGCTCTTGATGCATTCTTTACGCCTGTAAAAAAAGCGATATATGATATAGAAAATGTATTGGTTGAAGATACACCAGATTTTGAAAAAATTATCTTTACTATCACTACAGATGGTCAGGTTAAACCTATAGAAGCATTTAAAAATAGTTTGGAAGCTATGTATCAACAAATGTCAGTATTTAAAGGAATACTCAACATAGACTTAGATACACCTGTTGTAAGTTCTAACGCTAACAGCGAGTATTCAAAATTACTATCTAGTGTAGAAGAGTTAAATTTAAGCGCAAGAAGCTTTAATTGTATAGATAAAGCAGATATAAAATATATAGGCGAATTAGCTTTAATGGATGAGACAGAGCTTAAAGATCTTAAAAATCTCGGTAAAAAATCCCTAGATGAAATAAAGGCTATAATGGAGGAAATAGGTTATCCTGTTGGAGCTACTCTTCCAAGAGATGCTAAAGAATATCTTAAGAAAAAAATAGCCGAATTAAAAACACAAACAAACGCAAAGGAATAA
- the rpmJ gene encoding 50S ribosomal protein L36, giving the protein MKVRPSVKKMCDKCKVVKRNGIVRVICENPKHKQRQG; this is encoded by the coding sequence ATGAAAGTTCGTCCTTCTGTTAAGAAGATGTGTGACAAATGCAAAGTTGTCAAGCGTAATGGTATAGTTCGTGTTATTTGCGAAAATCCAAAACATAAACAAAGACAAGGATAA
- a CDS encoding plasminogen-binding N-terminal domain-containing protein, producing MFILVSLFIVSFCADFSMAEHKTPIISIEENGTATIIDSPDIVVGSSGIVIHKFGDYDNSIIARVSVVSKKGGFAKVRFEVFDSLEQKALPMPGIAPQKGDEIILNYLYSRALIIVPNKEIYEEVVSSFKNITFIHPDIVGAYLSYEYKPNPSRDDFRKMCSQSASGLIFIAMDQKSVFADCQSFDVIKEFKSGEVEYYQLPFYTRVKDIDTIFYKLNSEHINNYDAHYDKLLNQ from the coding sequence ATGTTTATTCTAGTTTCGTTATTTATTGTTAGTTTTTGTGCTGATTTTAGTATGGCAGAACACAAAACTCCAATTATAAGCATAGAAGAAAATGGGACAGCAACAATAATAGATAGCCCAGATATTGTTGTTGGTTCAAGCGGTATTGTTATCCACAAATTCGGCGATTATGACAACTCTATAATAGCAAGAGTTAGTGTTGTATCAAAAAAAGGGGGTTTTGCAAAAGTAAGATTTGAAGTTTTTGATTCATTGGAACAAAAAGCACTTCCTATGCCTGGTATAGCGCCACAAAAAGGCGATGAAATAATATTAAATTATCTATATTCAAGAGCTTTAATAATTGTTCCAAACAAAGAAATATATGAAGAAGTGGTATCTTCTTTTAAAAATATAACTTTTATACACCCAGATATTGTTGGTGCTTATTTAAGTTATGAATATAAGCCAAACCCTAGCAGAGATGATTTTAGAAAAATGTGTTCTCAAAGTGCAAGTGGTTTAATATTTATAGCAATGGATCAAAAAAGTGTTTTTGCAGACTGCCAAAGCTTTGATGTAATAAAAGAGTTTAAAAGTGGCGAAGTTGAATATTATCAACTACCGTTTTATACCCGTGTAAAAGATATTGATACTATATTTTATAAATTAAACAGTGAACATATAAACAACTACGATGCTCATTACGATAAACTATTAAACCAATAA
- the infA gene encoding translation initiation factor IF-1 has product MAKDDVIEIDGNVVEALPNATFKVELDNKHVILCHIAGKMRMHYIKIMPGDRVKVELTPYSLDKGRITYRYK; this is encoded by the coding sequence ATGGCTAAAGATGATGTAATAGAAATTGATGGTAATGTTGTAGAAGCGTTGCCTAATGCAACTTTTAAAGTTGAACTTGATAATAAACATGTGATTTTATGCCATATAGCCGGCAAAATGAGAATGCACTATATAAAAATTATGCCAGGAGATAGAGTTAAAGTAGAACTTACTCCATATAGTCTTGATAAGGGCAGAATAACATATCGCTACAAATAA
- the rplQ gene encoding 50S ribosomal protein L17, with amino-acid sequence MRHKHGYRKLGRTSSHRSALLKNLAIAIIKSEKIETTLHKAKELRGYIEKLITRARKGDFNAHRAVFASLQDKETTNKLVTEIAPKYADRNGGYTRIIKTRIRRGDAAEMAYIELV; translated from the coding sequence ATGAGACATAAACATGGATATAGAAAACTTGGTAGAACCTCATCTCATCGTTCTGCGTTGCTTAAAAATTTAGCAATTGCTATTATTAAAAGTGAAAAGATTGAAACAACTTTACATAAAGCAAAAGAACTTAGAGGATATATAGAAAAACTTATAACTAGAGCAAGAAAAGGTGATTTTAATGCTCATAGAGCAGTTTTTGCAAGTTTACAAGATAAAGAAACTACAAATAAATTAGTTACAGAAATAGCTCCTAAGTATGCGGATAGAAATGGTGGATATACTAGAATAATAAAAACTCGTATACGCCGTGGAGATGCCGCAGAGATGGCTTATATAGAGCTAGTTTAA
- a CDS encoding ComEA family DNA-binding protein, with protein MNKLVLSLMLLVSYMLAAINLNTATKEELMSLKGIGSSKAEAIIEYRKANKFKSTEELKNVKGIGDSIYKKLEKEISVSNTKNK; from the coding sequence ATGAATAAATTAGTATTGTCTTTAATGCTTTTGGTTTCGTATATGTTGGCGGCTATAAATTTAAATACAGCTACAAAAGAAGAGTTGATGAGTTTAAAAGGTATAGGTAGCTCAAAAGCCGAAGCTATAATAGAATATAGAAAAGCAAATAAATTTAAAAGCACAGAAGAATTAAAAAATGTAAAAGGCATTGGAGATTCTATTTATAAAAAATTAGAAAAAGAGATATCGGTTTCTAATACAAAAAATAAATAA
- a CDS encoding NUDIX hydrolase yields MDTHITELNILPLGESKYLKPFKMEFKQNGKLRDWDCVKAFNSVSILLYHVEKDAFLFVKQFRPAVWYSQEKENIKSKEQGFTYELCAGIMDKSKTEEQTIREECIEEVGYDIKDVFRITMCYSALGFGGATQTMFYAQIDESMKISDGGGIDDESIELVFISRDKIDEFLYDESKVKGFGMLFAISWWKDKINKGLK; encoded by the coding sequence ATGGATACTCATATAACAGAATTAAATATTTTACCACTTGGCGAATCAAAATATCTTAAACCTTTTAAGATGGAGTTTAAACAAAATGGAAAACTTAGAGATTGGGATTGTGTAAAGGCTTTTAATAGCGTTTCTATACTCCTTTATCATGTAGAAAAAGATGCTTTTTTGTTTGTTAAGCAGTTTAGGCCAGCTGTTTGGTATTCTCAAGAAAAAGAAAATATAAAAAGCAAAGAACAAGGTTTTACATATGAACTTTGTGCTGGCATTATGGACAAGAGTAAAACTGAAGAACAAACAATAAGAGAAGAGTGTATAGAAGAAGTAGGCTATGATATAAAGGATGTTTTTCGTATAACAATGTGTTATTCCGCATTGGGTTTTGGGGGCGCTACTCAAACTATGTTTTATGCCCAAATAGATGAAAGTATGAAAATAAGCGACGGCGGTGGGATAGATGATGAGAGTATTGAGCTTGTTTTTATATCTAGAGATAAAATTGATGAATTTTTATATGATGAAAGTAAGGTGAAAGGTTTTGGCATGTTGTTTGCCATTTCGTGGTGGAAAGATAAAATTAACAAGGGGTTAAAATGA
- the mgtE gene encoding magnesium transporter produces MNTDDIEEVQKVLDLYLKQDLENELSAYDIAQHLKALKYHDEDTYTSYLARLKTDVLGDVAIELPESLLKDVIENISTDKMVEALEELESDDQTDLLQYIKDIDEDKAKEIFDGLDKEDQADVLRLGSYSDDESGAYMQTELFWAYADEKLGDAVTRLREQKNAGELENISQLFIVNNDKILKYTIPLEELILFDFSKKLQQIIQEHEPDYYSPYAALDTQDIKDTVALVQEYDLNVIAVVDSKGILLGRITADDIHDFIQESATEQIYNLAGLNDEAEEEDTLAKAGKARAIWLFINLFTAILSSSIIGIFDETIASYVALAVLMPIVASMGGNTGTQALTVTVRRLTLGEIEFKDAKYVLKREVGISIINGIIFGAVMGIVSWLWFDKALLGLVIACSMIVNLSLAGFFGTVIPLTLKRLNIDPAVGSAVLLTTFTDSIGFFSFLGLAKWILI; encoded by the coding sequence GTGAATACTGATGATATTGAAGAGGTACAAAAAGTTTTAGACCTTTACTTAAAACAAGATTTAGAAAATGAGCTTAGTGCTTATGATATAGCACAACATCTAAAGGCATTAAAGTATCACGATGAGGATACATATACTAGCTATTTGGCTAGATTAAAAACCGATGTATTGGGTGATGTCGCTATTGAGCTTCCTGAATCACTCTTAAAAGATGTTATAGAAAATATATCTACTGATAAGATGGTTGAAGCTTTAGAAGAGCTTGAAAGTGATGACCAAACAGATCTTTTACAATACATTAAAGATATAGATGAAGATAAAGCAAAAGAGATATTTGATGGTCTTGACAAAGAAGATCAAGCAGATGTTTTAAGGCTTGGAAGTTACTCTGATGATGAGTCAGGTGCTTATATGCAAACTGAGCTTTTTTGGGCTTATGCTGATGAAAAATTAGGCGATGCCGTAACAAGGCTTCGTGAACAGAAAAATGCAGGTGAATTAGAAAACATATCTCAGCTTTTTATAGTAAATAATGATAAAATTTTAAAATACACTATACCCCTTGAAGAGCTAATTTTATTTGATTTTTCAAAGAAATTACAACAAATAATACAAGAACACGAACCTGATTATTATAGTCCTTATGCGGCACTTGATACACAAGATATAAAAGATACAGTTGCATTGGTTCAAGAGTATGATTTAAACGTTATTGCTGTTGTTGATAGCAAGGGTATTTTGCTCGGTCGTATTACAGCAGATGATATTCACGATTTTATTCAAGAAAGTGCAACTGAGCAAATTTATAATCTAGCTGGTCTTAATGATGAGGCAGAAGAAGAAGATACATTAGCAAAAGCTGGTAAGGCAAGAGCTATTTGGCTTTTTATAAATCTTTTTACAGCTATTTTGAGTTCTTCTATTATAGGTATTTTTGATGAGACCATTGCATCCTATGTAGCACTTGCTGTTTTGATGCCGATAGTTGCATCTATGGGTGGAAATACAGGCACTCAAGCACTTACTGTTACAGTTCGTAGGCTTACTTTGGGCGAGATAGAGTTTAAAGATGCAAAGTATGTTTTAAAACGAGAGGTGGGAATATCTATAATAAATGGTATTATTTTTGGTGCTGTTATGGGTATTGTTTCTTGGCTTTGGTTTGATAAGGCCCTTTTAGGTCTTGTTATAGCTTGTAGTATGATTGTAAATTTATCTTTGGCTGGATTTTTTGGAACAGTTATACCACTTACTCTTAAGCGTTTAAATATAGATCCAGCTGTTGGCTCTGCCGTTTTACTTACTACATTTACTGATAGTATAGGATTTTTTAGCTTTTTGGGACTTGCAAAATGGATACTCATATAA
- the rpsM gene encoding 30S ribosomal protein S13, protein MARIAGVDLPNRKRVEYGLTYIYGIGLYKSRQILDAVGISYDKRVHELTEDEAAAIRKEIQEHHIVEGDLRKQVAMDIKALMDLGSYRGLRHRKGLPVRGQKTKTNARTRKGKRKTVGAATK, encoded by the coding sequence ATGGCACGTATAGCAGGTGTAGATTTACCAAATAGAAAAAGAGTAGAGTATGGATTGACTTATATATATGGTATAGGTCTTTACAAATCACGTCAAATTCTTGATGCTGTTGGAATATCTTATGATAAAAGAGTTCATGAGCTTACTGAAGATGAAGCTGCAGCTATAAGAAAAGAGATCCAAGAACATCACATTGTTGAAGGTGATTTAAGAAAACAAGTAGCTATGGATATAAAGGCACTTATGGATCTTGGTAGTTATCGTGGTCTTCGCCATAGAAAAGGTCTTCCGGTTCGTGGTCAAAAAACAAAGACAAATGCACGCACAAGAAAAGGTAAGCGTAAAACTGTCGGTGCAGCAACTAAGTAG
- a CDS encoding M23 family metallopeptidase, with product MLKPIIALVLLIINLYAIKPSVEELSWPSGTPFLSFLEKNKIPLSVFYNLSSEDKELAAEIFAGLKYQISRDNNGDVLQILIPVNDELQIHIYKDENDIFKLDFIPISYEVQQKVLNINLERSVTEDIYNYTGSVALAVGFRDAFKNEGIDFRKVRKGDRIVILYTQKIRLGKIFGTPDIHAAMIETRGRKNIVYGYNDKFYDKSGKDKTKVAFVRPLKNIRITSPFTLKRWHPILKRYRAHLGVDYGAPRGTPVKSSADGRVKFIGRKNGYGKTIIISHGGGYETLYAHLNGYAKDLKVNQTVSQGKLIAYVGSTGISTGPHLHFGFYINNKPVNPEKMMKVVRSISSGKSGNKFKAIVDKYSKEINKYNKENLTTQKAEKFLDVVEY from the coding sequence ATGTTAAAACCAATAATTGCTCTTGTATTATTAATTATAAATTTATACGCTATAAAACCAAGCGTAGAAGAGTTAAGTTGGCCAAGCGGAACTCCTTTTTTAAGCTTTTTAGAGAAAAATAAAATACCATTATCTGTTTTTTATAATCTTTCTAGTGAAGATAAAGAGCTAGCAGCTGAAATTTTTGCAGGATTAAAATATCAAATTTCAAGAGATAACAATGGGGATGTCTTGCAAATTTTGATACCAGTAAATGATGAATTACAAATTCATATATATAAAGATGAAAATGATATTTTTAAGTTAGATTTTATTCCAATCTCTTACGAGGTTCAACAAAAAGTTTTAAATATTAATTTAGAGCGTTCTGTAACCGAAGATATCTATAATTATACCGGTTCTGTGGCACTTGCTGTTGGTTTTAGAGATGCTTTTAAAAATGAAGGAATTGATTTTAGAAAGGTTAGAAAGGGCGATAGAATAGTTATACTTTATACTCAGAAGATAAGGCTTGGCAAAATATTTGGAACTCCTGATATTCATGCTGCGATGATTGAAACAAGAGGTAGAAAAAATATCGTTTATGGTTATAATGATAAATTTTATGACAAAAGTGGAAAAGACAAGACAAAAGTAGCTTTTGTTAGACCTCTAAAAAATATAAGGATAACATCTCCTTTTACCTTAAAGAGGTGGCACCCAATTTTAAAGAGATATAGGGCCCATTTGGGTGTTGATTATGGAGCCCCACGAGGAACTCCTGTTAAATCATCTGCCGATGGAAGAGTGAAATTTATAGGTAGAAAAAATGGATATGGGAAAACAATAATTATATCCCACGGCGGTGGATATGAGACATTATATGCTCACTTAAATGGCTATGCCAAAGACTTGAAGGTAAATCAGACAGTTTCTCAAGGTAAGCTTATAGCCTATGTTGGAAGCACTGGTATAAGCACTGGTCCACATTTGCATTTTGGATTTTATATCAACAATAAGCCTGTTAATCCTGAAAAAATGATGAAAGTTGTAAGAAGTATATCTAGTGGAAAAAGTGGTAATAAATTTAAAGCCATCGTTGATAAATATAGTAAAGAAATCAATAAATACAACAAAGAAAATTTAACAACTCAAAAAGCTGAGAAATTTCTAGATGTAGTTGAATATTAA
- the rpsD gene encoding 30S ribosomal protein S4: MARYTGPVEKLERRLGVSLALKGERRLAGKSALDKRPFAPGQHGQRRAKISEYGLQLREKQKAKFMYGISEKQFRRLFFEAARREGNTGALLVQLLEQRLDNVVYRMGFATTRRFSRQLVTHGHILVNGRKVDIPSYKVEPGDKVEVVEKSKNNPQIVRAIDLTSQTGIVAWVDVEKDKKFGIFTRKPEREEVIIPVEERFIVELYSK, encoded by the coding sequence ATGGCTAGATATACAGGACCTGTTGAAAAATTAGAGAGACGTTTAGGTGTTTCTCTTGCATTGAAAGGTGAAAGAAGACTTGCTGGCAAGAGTGCATTAGATAAAAGACCTTTTGCGCCAGGACAGCATGGACAAAGACGTGCAAAAATAAGCGAGTATGGTTTACAATTAAGAGAAAAGCAAAAAGCTAAATTTATGTACGGAATAAGTGAAAAACAATTTAGAAGATTATTTTTTGAAGCAGCAAGAAGAGAAGGCAACACAGGTGCTTTACTTGTTCAATTATTAGAACAAAGACTTGACAATGTTGTTTATAGAATGGGATTTGCTACAACTAGAAGATTTTCTAGACAGCTAGTTACTCATGGGCATATTTTAGTAAATGGTAGAAAAGTTGATATACCATCTTATAAAGTTGAGCCTGGTGATAAAGTAGAAGTTGTAGAAAAATCAAAAAATAACCCACAAATAGTTCGTGCTATTGATTTAACATCACAAACTGGCATCGTAGCTTGGGTTGATGTTGAAAAAGATAAGAAATTTGGAATTTTTACAAGAAAACCAGAAAGAGAAGAAGTTATCATTCCTGTTGAGGAAAGATTTATAGTTGAGTTATATTCAAAATAA
- a CDS encoding HugZ family heme oxygenase — protein sequence MKQRAIDHMNRDHVEVLISVYKKFGNANADTTNIKMTDMNENGIEITCNDDVIFVPFITKVEDHDGYKDAIIELYASVKEDSSTSKVQKNMVEFMDSFKTLVISSIKDGQPVSSYSPFVKEDDAFYICISSVAKHYHAIKQNPNNISVFFIQDEKEAKSLFARVRVSLNVVAEFVDDAKRADIMDKFEKLNPNESALSFIKTMKDFYVVKLTPKTGRYVKGFGAAYDIEGLKIANEERVNNPHIKQH from the coding sequence TTGAAACAAAGAGCAATAGATCACATGAACAGAGATCATGTAGAAGTTCTGATTAGTGTTTATAAGAAATTTGGCAATGCTAATGCAGATACAACAAATATAAAAATGACAGACATGAACGAAAACGGTATAGAAATAACTTGCAATGACGATGTTATATTTGTTCCATTTATTACCAAAGTAGAAGATCATGATGGATATAAAGATGCGATCATAGAACTATATGCTAGCGTAAAAGAAGATTCTAGCACAAGCAAAGTTCAAAAAAACATGGTTGAGTTTATGGATAGCTTTAAAACTTTAGTAATTTCAAGCATAAAAGATGGACAACCAGTATCATCATACTCACCATTTGTAAAAGAAGATGACGCTTTTTATATATGCATATCATCAGTAGCAAAACATTATCATGCTATTAAACAAAATCCAAATAATATTTCAGTTTTTTTCATACAAGATGAAAAAGAGGCTAAAAGCTTATTTGCTAGAGTTAGGGTAAGCTTAAATGTTGTAGCTGAATTTGTAGATGATGCAAAAAGAGCTGATATAATGGATAAGTTTGAAAAATTAAATCCAAATGAATCAGCACTTTCTTTTATAAAAACTATGAAAGATTTCTATGTTGTTAAATTAACACCTAAAACTGGACGTTATGTAAAAGGATTTGGGGCTGCATACGATATAGAAGGTCTAAAGATAGCAAACGAAGAAAGAGTAAATAACCCTCACATAAAACAACACTAA
- a CDS encoding tetratricopeptide repeat protein has product MKKIVFLFVLSVFCFGMGANDKLAGGVKPSQDVVLDKEYEKSAKIFKESCEKGNMYNCYNLGKFYSDGRGVIQSDINALKYFQISCDGRLPYGCFMLGEIFYNQKDFEKAANNYSLSCDYGDDKGCLKLAEAYYAGEGVVKDLSKARDLSQKACQMGNDKACIAYENLKQQ; this is encoded by the coding sequence ATGAAAAAAATTGTTTTTTTATTTGTTTTGTCAGTTTTTTGCTTTGGTATGGGAGCAAATGATAAGTTGGCTGGTGGCGTAAAGCCGAGTCAGGATGTTGTTCTTGATAAAGAGTATGAAAAGTCAGCAAAAATTTTTAAAGAAAGCTGTGAAAAAGGAAATATGTATAATTGCTATAATTTAGGGAAATTTTATAGTGATGGCAGAGGTGTCATACAAAGTGATATAAATGCTTTAAAATATTTTCAAATTTCTTGTGATGGAAGATTGCCTTATGGCTGTTTTATGTTAGGTGAAATATTTTACAATCAAAAAGATTTTGAAAAAGCTGCAAATAATTACTCATTGTCTTGTGATTATGGTGATGATAAAGGATGTTTGAAACTAGCTGAAGCTTATTATGCAGGCGAAGGTGTTGTAAAAGATTTGTCAAAAGCTAGGGATTTATCACAAAAAGCATGTCAAATGGGAAATGACAAAGCTTGTATAGCATATGAAAATTTAAAACAACAATAA
- a CDS encoding cytochrome c3 family protein, translating into MKKRVIFFILIIGGLLGLLSSLGVYYGLSATSDEKFCVVCHEMDPIVIAYSKDIHSGIGKTGVKAKCVDCHLPHDNIINYIYAKARNGVVEGAIHFFGDAENINWHENRKHRKNFVFDDGCLNCHTNIYDNKLISAKAHEMHDHYKSLLNTDKKLGCASCHVEVGHTGLQNMLNYWNPQYEAYKEKALKKKH; encoded by the coding sequence ATGAAAAAAAGAGTAATATTTTTTATCTTAATAATAGGCGGATTACTGGGGCTTTTATCTTCCTTGGGAGTCTATTATGGACTTTCTGCAACAAGTGATGAGAAATTTTGTGTAGTTTGTCATGAGATGGATCCTATAGTCATTGCTTATAGTAAAGATATACATAGCGGCATAGGCAAAACAGGAGTAAAAGCTAAATGTGTTGATTGTCACTTACCACACGATAATATCATAAATTACATATACGCAAAAGCTAGAAATGGTGTTGTAGAGGGTGCTATTCACTTTTTTGGTGATGCTGAAAATATAAACTGGCATGAAAATAGAAAACATAGAAAAAATTTTGTGTTTGATGATGGATGTTTGAATTGTCATACAAATATTTATGATAATAAACTAATATCGGCAAAAGCTCATGAAATGCATGATCATTATAAATCTTTATTAAATACGGATAAAAAACTTGGTTGTGCTTCTTGTCATGTTGAGGTTGGACATACGGGACTTCAAAATATGCTTAATTATTGGAATCCACAATACGAAGCATATAAAGAAAAAGCATTAAAGAAAAAGCATTAA